One window from the genome of Dyadobacter sp. CECT 9275 encodes:
- a CDS encoding LOG family protein: MSEEIKHTDSQLTDVSLLNPAVPEDEKRIKEAFEDRNWNEIKSADSWVVFKVMAEFVEGFDKLAKIGPCVTIFGSARTKPDNPYYKTAEEIAAKLVRHGYGVITGGGPGIMEAGNKGAFEQGGKSVGLNIKLPFEQHSNIYIDQDKSINFDFFFVRKVMFVKYSQGFIVMPGGFGTLDELFEAMTLIQTKKIGRFPIVMVGTSFWAGLIDWIKNVMLTEKNINPEDLKLISLVDTPDEAVKVIDNFYSKYLLKPNF; the protein is encoded by the coding sequence ATGAGTGAAGAAATAAAACATACTGATAGCCAGCTGACCGATGTATCCCTTCTGAATCCGGCGGTTCCGGAAGATGAAAAACGAATAAAAGAAGCTTTTGAGGATAGAAACTGGAATGAAATAAAAAGTGCAGATTCCTGGGTTGTATTTAAGGTAATGGCCGAATTTGTGGAGGGGTTTGATAAGTTAGCTAAAATAGGCCCTTGCGTAACCATTTTCGGCTCTGCCCGTACCAAGCCAGATAACCCTTATTACAAAACGGCAGAGGAAATAGCGGCAAAGCTCGTCAGACATGGTTACGGTGTGATCACTGGCGGAGGTCCGGGTATTATGGAGGCAGGGAACAAAGGTGCTTTTGAGCAGGGAGGGAAATCCGTCGGTCTCAATATAAAACTCCCTTTTGAACAGCACAGCAACATCTATATTGATCAGGACAAAAGCATCAACTTTGATTTCTTCTTTGTCAGGAAGGTAATGTTCGTTAAATACTCACAGGGCTTTATTGTGATGCCCGGCGGCTTTGGAACGCTCGATGAACTCTTTGAAGCGATGACTTTGATACAAACCAAAAAAATCGGTCGTTTCCCGATTGTTATGGTAGGTACTTCCTTCTGGGCCGGGCTGATCGACTGGATCAAGAATGTGATGCTTACGGAAAAAAATATAAACCCCGAAGACTTAAAACTGATCAGCCTGGTAGATACACCGGATGAGGCGGTGAAAGTGATCGACAATTTTTATTCCAAATATCTGCTGAAGCCTAATTTTTAA
- the rpiB gene encoding ribose 5-phosphate isomerase B, which yields MRKIAIGSDHAGFPYKEPIKEWLAANDFEVVDFGTHSADPADYADFAHPVASAVESGEFEKGVLLCGSGQGVCMTANKHQGIRAALVWDPQLAPLARQHNDANVVCFPVRFISLETALESLRLFLSTEFEGGRHQTRVNKMSCA from the coding sequence ATGAGAAAAATTGCAATCGGTTCGGACCATGCGGGCTTTCCCTACAAAGAACCCATTAAGGAATGGCTGGCCGCTAACGACTTTGAAGTAGTTGATTTTGGAACCCATAGCGCGGATCCGGCGGATTATGCCGACTTCGCACATCCGGTTGCTTCGGCAGTTGAAAGTGGTGAATTTGAAAAGGGAGTACTCCTTTGCGGCAGCGGACAAGGCGTTTGTATGACTGCCAATAAACATCAGGGTATTCGGGCGGCGCTTGTCTGGGATCCGCAACTTGCCCCACTGGCCCGCCAGCATAACGACGCCAACGTAGTTTGCTTTCCTGTTCGCTTTATTTCCCTGGAAACCGCCCTTGAAAGTTTAAGACTCTTTCTGAGCACCGAATTTGAAGGCGGAAGGCATCAGACAAGGGTAAATAAAATGTCCTGCGCTTAA
- the rbfA gene encoding 30S ribosome-binding factor RbfA: MESKRQQKVGRQIQKDLGEIFQKDAQHLTSGSFITITAVRVTPDLGIARAYLSFLPDKNKNFLLQNIQENTRFIRTKLGERVRHQLRIVPHLQFYLDDTAEYAAKMDLLFSDLVIPPASAEEDEDTNS, from the coding sequence ATGGAATCGAAAAGACAACAAAAGGTAGGGAGGCAGATACAGAAAGATCTTGGGGAGATATTCCAGAAAGATGCGCAGCATCTGACAAGCGGCTCTTTTATTACCATAACTGCTGTGAGAGTTACCCCTGATTTGGGCATAGCGCGTGCCTACCTCAGTTTTTTACCCGATAAAAACAAAAATTTCCTTCTTCAGAACATACAGGAAAATACCCGTTTTATCCGAACCAAACTTGGAGAAAGAGTTCGGCATCAGCTGAGAATTGTACCACATCTGCAGTTCTACCTGGACGATACCGCAGAGTACGCCGCTAAAATGGATCTTTTGTTTTCAGACCTGGTCATTCCACCTGCTTCTGCCGAAGAAGATGAAGACACAAATTCATAA
- a CDS encoding FtsX-like permease family protein: MNLSYRIAVRYFFSRNKRSFISLIARIAMAGVAVGTMALVVVLSVFNGMEDLNRSIFRTFDADVTITPLAGKRFKVSAPLLRSIQGVEGVKLVTQVIEDNALAHYAGQQTIIKLKGVDSTYAERNQLDTAIIEGSMQLYGPNGTPYAIISEGIRNALSISLQDIIIPLELWYPKSNTRAINLNSTDAFNQIAVRPGGVFFIETRYDDYVIVPIKVAEALLGYHSERSSLEIQIKPGYTEAGVSQRISSVLGAKFIVKDRDSMNADLLRAIGVEKLFVTITLSFIILVAGINIFFSLSMLAIEKKKDIMMLYTMGATPLLVKKIFLTEGAIVAFTGAGFGILSGIAICWAQIQFGLVSMGMVSSLVDAYPVKLIWNDIFMAGAIIVMITLAVSYVPAQRAAKPAEPGRL, from the coding sequence ATGAACCTTTCTTACCGAATTGCCGTACGGTACTTTTTTTCCAGGAACAAACGTAGTTTTATCAGCCTGATCGCCAGAATCGCGATGGCGGGTGTTGCGGTGGGAACCATGGCGCTGGTAGTTGTACTGTCGGTATTTAATGGTATGGAAGACCTTAACCGAAGTATTTTCAGAACTTTTGATGCGGATGTTACCATCACACCTCTGGCCGGGAAGCGTTTTAAAGTTTCGGCGCCTTTGTTAAGAAGTATTCAAGGCGTTGAAGGAGTGAAACTGGTTACGCAGGTAATTGAAGATAACGCCCTGGCGCATTATGCAGGGCAGCAGACAATCATCAAACTGAAAGGGGTTGACAGCACCTATGCGGAAAGAAATCAGCTGGATACTGCCATTATTGAGGGATCCATGCAGCTTTATGGTCCCAATGGCACACCGTATGCCATCATTTCAGAAGGAATCCGGAATGCACTTTCGATATCGTTACAGGATATTATCATTCCGCTTGAATTGTGGTATCCGAAAAGTAATACTAGAGCCATCAACCTTAACTCTACCGACGCTTTTAACCAGATCGCGGTGAGGCCTGGTGGTGTATTTTTTATCGAAACCCGTTATGATGATTATGTAATTGTGCCCATCAAGGTTGCAGAAGCACTGCTTGGCTATCATTCCGAAAGATCTTCTCTGGAGATACAGATCAAGCCTGGTTATACCGAGGCCGGAGTCAGCCAGCGGATTTCAAGTGTACTTGGAGCAAAATTCATAGTCAAGGACAGGGATTCTATGAACGCCGATCTGCTGAGGGCTATAGGTGTGGAAAAACTTTTTGTCACGATAACTCTGTCGTTCATTATTTTAGTGGCCGGAATCAACATTTTCTTTTCGCTGAGTATGCTGGCGATTGAGAAAAAGAAAGATATTATGATGCTGTATACCATGGGGGCCACCCCCTTGCTGGTAAAAAAAATATTTCTGACCGAAGGCGCAATTGTAGCTTTCACAGGAGCCGGTTTCGGGATACTGAGCGGTATAGCGATCTGCTGGGCTCAAATACAGTTCGGGTTGGTATCTATGGGAATGGTTTCCTCTCTGGTGGATGCCTATCCGGTGAAATTAATCTGGAATGATATATTTATGGCAGGTGCCATTATCGTTATGATAACCCTTGCCGTTTCTTACGTTCCGGCCCAGCGTGCCGCAAAGCCCGCGGAACCAGGCCGATTATGA
- a CDS encoding M1 family metallopeptidase, producing the protein MSKRVADMTYTINYITIRTFIFIILGFLFAGQASIAAGKTAMPDTVYRRNPGMRTPKGPYRPERPKKNDLIYTRLDVSFDWVRQQVPASAIIKFKPHFYPQNTIELDAKSFDIKGVVLLDTLSNLGNASSRDIARKTIKKLEYTYNKRKLTVKLDRSYTRKDTVCIKIEYIAKPNEVKGNAQNGHSEKGLYFINADGMDEGKPKQIWTQGETEGSSCWFPTIDAPNQKFTQDFYITVDSTYKTLSNGLLISQEKDEKGFRTDHWKQSLPHAPYLAMMAVGDFAVARDMMPNGLELSYYVEPKYGADAHAIFGRTPEMIGFFSNVFGVDYPWEKYAQIAVRDFVAGAMENTTATVHEEGVQNDTRSLVDGNSDAVIAHELAHHWFGDYVTAEEWGQLPLNESFANYAEYLWSEYNNGRDEADWGNLQEMKQYLAESETKKVPMIRYFYKDAEDMFDSHSYAKGGRILYMLRAYTGEEAFYAALKSYLKSHAFGTAEIDDLRMAFEKVTGEDLNWFFDQWFHRPGHPVLAVNQEYSFATNKVSLKIRQTQDTLATTVYRLPLKVDIWIAGKKTRHDLLIDKASHTFEFPAAQKPDLILVDAEAQLLGSIEHEKDKKEMLFQYLHADRFLPKYEALAQLEGKLADSTVRNVLVQAMNDPFWKLRQMAISNFAEYDGEGFAAIEKIIQSRARIDEHPQVRAEAIITLASYGDNNSDLIFRESLADTSYQVVSVALDKYLLGQANDVNEVAARFENSPNDAIVTSVANYYAGLAQPDRFEWFLEKMKRMKPTEKYNFLQVFGKYLIKSKQDIQRKSIPILEGMARNNPAYFVRFGAFQALGLLTDIPGVAALRKDIRSKETEPKLKEMYSQFGEL; encoded by the coding sequence ATGTCCAAACGGGTAGCGGATATGACCTATACGATCAACTATATTACGATAAGAACTTTCATTTTTATAATTCTGGGTTTTCTTTTTGCAGGTCAGGCCAGCATTGCTGCCGGCAAAACAGCTATGCCTGATACCGTTTATCGGAGAAACCCCGGCATGAGAACTCCGAAAGGCCCCTACCGCCCGGAAAGGCCCAAAAAGAACGACCTGATCTACACCCGCCTTGATGTGAGCTTTGACTGGGTAAGGCAGCAGGTTCCGGCTTCGGCAATCATAAAGTTCAAACCCCATTTTTATCCCCAGAACACCATTGAACTTGACGCCAAAAGCTTTGACATCAAAGGAGTTGTTTTGCTGGATACGCTCTCAAATCTTGGGAATGCCAGCAGCAGAGACATTGCCCGGAAAACAATCAAAAAGCTTGAATATACCTACAACAAACGGAAACTGACCGTAAAGCTGGATCGGAGTTATACCAGAAAAGATACCGTCTGTATCAAAATCGAGTACATCGCAAAACCCAACGAAGTAAAAGGCAATGCGCAAAACGGCCACAGCGAAAAGGGACTTTACTTCATCAATGCCGACGGTATGGACGAGGGAAAACCAAAGCAGATATGGACGCAGGGAGAAACAGAGGGAAGTTCGTGCTGGTTTCCTACCATTGATGCGCCAAACCAGAAATTCACCCAGGATTTCTATATAACGGTGGATAGCACATACAAAACTTTGTCAAACGGATTGCTCATCTCGCAGGAAAAGGACGAAAAGGGATTCCGTACCGACCACTGGAAACAATCACTGCCGCATGCACCTTACCTTGCCATGATGGCCGTAGGTGACTTTGCCGTAGCTAGAGACATGATGCCCAACGGCCTGGAGCTGAGCTACTACGTGGAACCAAAATATGGAGCGGATGCCCATGCAATATTTGGCCGTACGCCAGAAATGATCGGGTTCTTTTCCAATGTTTTCGGGGTTGATTATCCATGGGAAAAATATGCACAAATTGCCGTAAGAGACTTTGTTGCCGGGGCCATGGAAAATACCACCGCTACCGTACACGAGGAAGGCGTACAGAATGATACCCGGTCGCTCGTTGACGGAAACTCTGATGCGGTTATTGCCCACGAACTGGCGCATCATTGGTTCGGCGATTATGTAACTGCAGAAGAATGGGGGCAGCTACCGCTCAATGAGTCATTTGCCAATTATGCGGAGTACCTCTGGAGCGAATACAATAACGGCCGGGACGAAGCCGACTGGGGAAATCTTCAGGAGATGAAACAGTATCTGGCTGAGTCGGAAACGAAAAAGGTACCCATGATCCGGTATTTTTACAAGGATGCCGAAGATATGTTCGATAGCCATTCTTATGCCAAGGGCGGCAGGATACTATACATGCTCAGGGCTTATACCGGTGAAGAAGCTTTTTACGCTGCGCTGAAATCTTACCTGAAAAGCCATGCTTTCGGTACAGCCGAAATAGATGATCTCAGAATGGCCTTTGAAAAAGTGACGGGTGAGGACCTCAACTGGTTTTTTGACCAATGGTTTCACCGTCCGGGGCATCCGGTCCTGGCTGTGAACCAGGAATACTCTTTCGCAACCAACAAGGTTTCACTTAAGATCCGGCAGACACAGGATACGCTGGCCACAACCGTATATCGACTGCCCCTTAAAGTGGATATCTGGATTGCAGGAAAAAAAACCAGGCATGACCTGCTGATCGATAAGGCCAGCCATACATTTGAATTCCCGGCTGCGCAGAAACCAGACCTTATTCTGGTAGATGCCGAAGCCCAGCTTTTGGGTAGCATTGAACACGAAAAGGACAAGAAAGAAATGCTGTTCCAATACCTGCATGCCGATCGTTTCCTGCCAAAATATGAAGCGCTGGCGCAGCTGGAAGGAAAGCTGGCCGACAGCACCGTTCGCAACGTACTGGTGCAGGCCATGAACGACCCCTTTTGGAAATTAAGGCAAATGGCCATTTCCAATTTTGCAGAATATGACGGAGAGGGTTTTGCTGCCATTGAAAAAATCATACAAAGCCGTGCCCGAATTGACGAACACCCTCAGGTACGGGCGGAAGCCATCATCACCCTGGCTTCTTATGGCGACAATAACAGCGATCTTATTTTCCGGGAATCCCTGGCCGATACTTCTTACCAGGTGGTGTCTGTAGCCCTGGACAAATACCTGCTCGGGCAGGCAAACGATGTGAACGAAGTAGCGGCCCGATTTGAAAATTCGCCCAACGATGCAATCGTGACATCCGTGGCCAATTACTACGCCGGCCTGGCACAACCCGACAGATTCGAGTGGTTTCTTGAAAAAATGAAGCGAATGAAGCCTACCGAAAAATATAATTTCTTACAGGTTTTCGGGAAATACCTCATCAAGTCAAAGCAGGATATTCAGCGCAAAAGTATCCCGATCCTGGAAGGAATGGCAAGGAATAACCCCGCATACTTCGTCCGTTTCGGAGCGTTTCAGGCCCTTGGTTTGCTGACAGATATTCCGGGAGTGGCCGCTCTGAGGAAAGATATCCGGTCCAAAGAAACGGAACCCAAGTTAAAAGAAATGTACAGCCAGTTTGGGGAACTCTAA
- a CDS encoding LacI family DNA-binding transcriptional regulator, with amino-acid sequence MKKQIVRIKDIAERAGTSKGTVDRVLHNRGRVADDVRERILGIIKEMNYEPNLIARSLKSQKSYSLAALIPDPATDPYWASPKHGLEKAEKELRQYGVSVTQFIFDPYDVGSFISKAGEVTADRPDGILVAPIFYKEALPFFDEWKQREIPFVLFNTQIENVSPLCYIGQDSYRSGFLAAKILNYGLPFPCTILIAHINEDIPNSAHLISKEEGFKGYFEMEKGARGYHIIRQEFNFKHITTLFAELDVVLKKNADLRAVYVTNSKAFEVAAYLDARQITNVKLVGYDLLERNQQYLEANTIDFLINQNPHGQGYWGIHQLANHLVFHKEIQPIKFLPLDIITKENLDYYLDPH; translated from the coding sequence GTGAAAAAGCAGATTGTTAGAATAAAAGATATAGCTGAACGTGCAGGGACCTCAAAAGGTACTGTGGACAGGGTTTTACATAACCGGGGCAGAGTGGCTGACGATGTAAGGGAACGGATACTCGGCATCATTAAAGAGATGAATTATGAGCCCAACCTCATCGCAAGATCTCTCAAATCTCAAAAGTCATACAGCCTGGCAGCACTCATTCCGGACCCGGCTACGGATCCTTACTGGGCATCCCCGAAACACGGTCTGGAAAAGGCTGAGAAGGAACTGAGGCAGTATGGTGTTTCGGTTACACAGTTTATTTTTGACCCGTATGATGTAGGATCCTTTATTTCAAAAGCAGGGGAGGTAACAGCAGACAGGCCCGATGGTATACTGGTTGCTCCTATTTTTTATAAAGAAGCACTTCCATTTTTTGATGAATGGAAACAGAGGGAAATACCATTTGTACTGTTTAATACACAGATCGAAAACGTGAGTCCGCTTTGTTACATTGGGCAGGATTCCTATCGAAGCGGTTTTCTGGCTGCTAAAATACTGAATTACGGACTGCCCTTTCCATGCACCATATTAATTGCACATATCAATGAAGATATTCCCAACTCTGCTCATCTTATTTCTAAGGAAGAAGGATTCAAGGGGTACTTCGAAATGGAAAAAGGAGCCAGGGGCTATCACATCATCCGGCAGGAGTTTAATTTTAAGCACATCACAACGCTTTTCGCTGAACTGGATGTGGTACTGAAAAAAAATGCGGACCTGCGGGCGGTGTATGTTACCAATTCCAAGGCTTTTGAGGTAGCTGCCTACCTGGATGCACGGCAGATTACCAACGTAAAGCTGGTAGGTTATGATTTGCTTGAAAGGAATCAGCAATATCTGGAAGCCAATACCATAGATTTCCTGATCAACCAGAATCCGCATGGGCAGGGATATTGGGGCATTCATCAGTTGGCCAATCACCTGGTTTTTCACAAAGAAATACAGCCGATTAAATTTCTTCCGCTGGATATTATTACCAAAGAAAACCTGGATTATTACCTTGACCCGCACTGA
- a CDS encoding ferredoxin--NADP reductase, translating to MTEETITIRVKEIRSERYDTKTFVFERTDGHPLQYRAGQFLTFLLNLNGREVRRSYSFSSAPNVDLFPMITIKRVANGEASRFWIDSVDVGYIFTVLPAAGRFVLEVHLNNRPSDIILIGAGSGITPLFALLKETLTRDQHTYVTLIFANKNENSTLFREELQAWEKRYDDRLKIIHIHSQPDHHWTGIQGRINNMRLVQFISQNLRFEPSDASIFICGPFELMRSVEITLLYMGFSREQIRKENFVISELPPAPPHSEPHNINLTFRGKAFALPVPAHTTILDAALRAGIRLPYSCKGGRCATCAGILRSGKLHMAFNEVLTDKDLAEGWILTCASYVDDDEVQVVIE from the coding sequence ATGACAGAAGAAACAATTACGATAAGGGTCAAGGAAATCAGGAGCGAGCGTTACGATACTAAAACTTTTGTTTTTGAACGAACGGATGGTCATCCTTTGCAATACCGTGCGGGGCAGTTTCTGACCTTTCTTTTAAATTTGAACGGCCGTGAAGTACGCAGATCCTACTCGTTCAGCTCTGCTCCGAATGTTGATCTTTTCCCTATGATCACCATCAAACGGGTTGCAAATGGGGAGGCTTCGCGGTTCTGGATTGATTCGGTTGATGTTGGATATATTTTTACGGTGCTGCCGGCCGCCGGCAGGTTTGTACTGGAAGTCCACCTGAACAATAGGCCTTCTGATATCATTCTGATTGGGGCGGGGAGTGGCATTACCCCGTTGTTTGCACTCCTGAAGGAAACACTAACGCGGGACCAGCACACGTATGTCACGCTGATATTTGCCAACAAAAATGAAAACAGCACGCTGTTTCGTGAAGAATTGCAGGCATGGGAAAAAAGATACGACGACCGTCTGAAGATCATACATATTCACAGCCAGCCCGACCACCACTGGACGGGTATCCAGGGCAGGATCAATAACATGCGGCTCGTGCAGTTTATTTCTCAAAACCTGAGGTTTGAGCCTTCCGACGCAAGCATATTTATCTGCGGCCCTTTTGAACTGATGCGTTCTGTGGAAATAACGCTGCTCTACATGGGCTTTTCGCGAGAGCAGATCAGGAAGGAGAATTTCGTGATCAGTGAACTGCCTCCGGCTCCGCCTCATTCCGAACCGCATAATATTAACCTTACCTTCCGTGGGAAAGCGTTTGCACTGCCTGTTCCTGCGCATACCACCATACTGGACGCAGCGCTGCGTGCAGGCATCCGGCTCCCTTACAGTTGTAAAGGCGGACGCTGTGCTACCTGTGCCGGAATCCTGAGAAGCGGAAAACTTCATATGGCATTTAATGAGGTACTGACAGACAAGGATCTGGCTGAAGGGTGGATTTTAACCTGTGCTTCTTATGTGGATGATGACGAGGTGCAGGTGGTTATTGAATAA
- a CDS encoding NifU family protein, whose product MLSRPIFVYTELSPNPNSMKFVLNFELVPEGLSFDYPSLEAALEEGKVSPLAADLFQFPHVRRVFIASNFITITKDEEIAWEEVLRDTKQFIKIYFEENHPVFEQKTIDSNTLIVDARDSDTVQKIKAALDQYVRPAVESDGGAINFHSFNEDSGVVKVLLQGSCSGCPSSTLTLKAGIENLLTRMVPDVKEVVAEGV is encoded by the coding sequence ATGTTATCACGTCCCATTTTTGTATATACCGAATTAAGTCCCAACCCCAATTCAATGAAGTTTGTACTTAACTTTGAATTGGTACCGGAGGGTTTGTCTTTTGATTATCCTTCTCTGGAAGCAGCTCTGGAAGAAGGGAAGGTATCCCCGCTGGCTGCGGATCTTTTTCAGTTTCCGCACGTCAGGAGAGTTTTTATTGCCAGTAATTTTATAACGATCACCAAAGATGAGGAGATAGCCTGGGAGGAAGTTTTACGGGATACGAAGCAGTTTATTAAAATCTATTTTGAGGAGAATCATCCGGTATTTGAACAAAAAACGATCGATAGCAATACGTTGATTGTGGACGCACGGGATTCTGATACTGTTCAGAAAATTAAAGCGGCGCTGGACCAGTATGTTCGCCCGGCGGTTGAATCCGATGGAGGCGCCATTAACTTCCATTCTTTCAATGAAGATTCGGGGGTTGTAAAAGTACTGCTTCAGGGCTCATGCAGCGGTTGTCCTTCTTCTACATTGACTTTGAAAGCGGGCATTGAGAACTTACTTACCCGGATGGTACCCGATGTAAAAGAAGTGGTAGCCGAAGGAGTATAG
- a CDS encoding RNA polymerase sigma factor, with translation MDQQREILDGCRRNDRKSQEELYYAFYPAMFSLCKKFFADEHEILTALNNGMMRVFKNIDQYDPRRGELFNWMYTVIRNACLTMIRDKKPETTQELKENMSDISQYDPFRSSEWDDIFHYLDQLPPATRAVCSLFYLEGFSIKEITKETGMKDGTVKWHLNESRNRLKTIFVKSKEL, from the coding sequence ATGGATCAACAGCGGGAAATATTAGACGGATGCAGGCGCAATGACCGGAAAAGTCAGGAGGAATTGTACTATGCCTTTTATCCGGCAATGTTTTCATTATGCAAAAAGTTTTTTGCCGACGAACACGAGATTCTTACGGCGCTCAACAATGGAATGATGAGAGTATTTAAAAACATCGACCAGTATGATCCGCGCAGAGGGGAGTTATTTAACTGGATGTACACGGTGATCCGTAACGCGTGCCTGACGATGATCCGGGATAAAAAACCTGAAACTACACAGGAATTAAAGGAAAATATGTCGGATATCTCGCAGTACGACCCTTTCCGCAGTTCCGAATGGGACGATATATTTCATTACCTTGACCAACTTCCTCCTGCTACCAGGGCTGTTTGCAGTTTGTTTTATCTCGAAGGCTTTTCAATAAAGGAAATCACGAAGGAAACAGGCATGAAGGATGGTACTGTTAAATGGCATCTGAATGAAAGCAGAAACAGATTAAAAACCATTTTCGTAAAAAGTAAAGAATTGTAA